CCAGTGAGCAGACGGACATCTATACTCACATGACATACCAATTACTCAGGTACATAAGAATCGGAAATGGTGGCCTGAATCTCAAACAAAATGCAGATCCTAGTGAAACCAGAGCACACTGTGTAAAAGTAGTCGAGGTGGGAAGTAATTTATAGCTATGAAGGGTGAAAATAACCTTGTGAAATTCCCTTCCACGAGGACTAAGGCCTATGGACAATAGTTGATAAAGGTTAGGGTCCCCTCAGTGAAAACTAGAACTTATTACAGTGTAAATGTCGTGGAATCCCATATTCTGCTAAGAAGTATGAGCCCGTCTACATCACATAGGTTGGCTAAAAAGCCATGTAAGAACACTCATTCATATTGGTTGAGGAGCCAAACTGTGAATATTGTCCTAAGTTACCTTAATGTCGTAATCGCTTCAGTTTAATGATAGCGAGGTGCAACATAGTATGTATTACGCTACGTTGTGCCAAGGCCTTTTGCTATACCTAACCTCTTAAGCTTTCCTAGCAATTaacaaaactttttaaaatatagaaaaacaaaCACTGTCACATAAAAGGTACACATCTTACAGGCTGTTTAATGCTCTGCCATAAGCGACCAAAGGATGGTTATGTTATGGTAATAGTGGGAGATATGAGAAGTACTACACTGCAATCACCAAACTCAACTACCAGATCAGCCACAAGATAATTCAACATTGTGACTATATTTGTGGATGCAGACTAccaaaattctaattttaaaaacaaaaaaacctaATCACCTAGATTGAtatgtttctttaattttttttagtttctttaggAGTGGGAAGGAAAAAGGGAAAATGCAGAGGGATGAGTTTTTATACAGAGGTGCTCTCTCGGTTTTGTCTTGGTAGAAATAGGTTTCAATGTGATGATGGGAAAGGAAGGAAGTTGAAATAGTAAACTGGGTGAAATCTCTATACAAAGTTATGATTTCTATTGTCATAAGCCAAAAGTTAGAGAGTTGTTACCTTGTGAAAAGTGGTTCTTCCGTATGAAAGTTGAGTGCTCCAAGTTTTAGCTAGTTGTGCATTTGTTTACCAAtcactttataattttagttgTGTTTATTATTCATGCATTGTAGTTTCTTAACACTACTCTGAGAATACCTTTTGGAAGTACATTGCATATTACAAGTACttcttttggtcatatttttttatacgtTTTCGTGGTTAATAAAACAACAAAGCGActaaaattttagtttcttataatTGACACTTAGATTCTTCTTATGCTACATTTTAGGAGAAATTTATATTGACTAAACTTTAATGGGACAGGAGGCTTTACCATATAAGGATAGTGTAGTACGTATGATATGGTCAAGTGGTGaaagatgttaaaatattttcctaatATTGTGAGAATACAGTCAACACTTATGGATTGAACCTCTGCACTCAATTATTTCTTCATTATGGGTCCACATTGGAGAATTGAACTTTTAATACTTAAATGAAATGACTCATAAACAATATCATAGGAGCAGTTGGAGCGGTCTTCAAATATTGTCTTATATGGGTGTGGATTTAGAAAGGAGGTTATGTGATGTTTCTTTTTGCTACTACATCAAATTCATgaatgtttgtttctttttgccTCAAACATCTTTAGGATATGATTGTATAACCTTGGTACCTGAAGGTGGTCTTGCTAGGGGAATGTTTATGGCAGGATCAACCATAATTTCCAATATGGCAATATCTGATGTGCTTCCTATGCCTAAAGACCCTTATATAATGACAGTAGGTCTTAGTGGTCAGACTAATTCATCAAAGCGCACACAATATAACTCAATGGAAGATCTTGGGTCAAGACGTGGTACTAACACAATATAACACAAATTATAAAAGATGTACTAAACCACATCATTTCCACTAACAACCGAGACATACAACAAACAATTGTACTAAAATAGACAATCATCATGAGAACACAATACCCATTTTCAATAATATCCAATAAACACAAACCCAAGTCTAACGAATTTATACGAATTTATACTTACCAGGTAAAGAAGGCAATTGGAGCTCGAGCTTATCTCTTCCAACGGGAACAAACCAACCTAGAGTTTCACAAATCGAGATTTCCAACCACCAAAGAATAAAGAACAATAATCGGTCAATGTAACATTATAGATACTACAAAAATGAAGGAAATTTGAATTACTTACCAGATGAAGGTCTCAACGAACCACAGAGGTCGAACGACAGTGTTTGCTGAACAAGATTGTTTCGGAAACGACGCACAACCACATTTAGGGAAAACGCTTCGAAGACCTGTAGAGGAGACTTCAACATAGGGTTCGAGTAGGGGCACAACTTAGGTTCGACTAAGGGAAAACGAGAGAATGGTCCTTCGGCTGCAAAGAAACACAGTTCCAGTAGCATAGAGAAGAAGGCTCGACGAGTGCGACAACAGGATTTCAGAGAGGGAGAATCATGATTGCAATGAGTGAGGGAGAATCATGGATTGATGTTATGGCAAGCTAGGGCTCAGGAAGGAGGAATAGCTAGGGCTCGAGAAAGGGAGAAACTTGGCTcgagggagggagggagaaaaGTGATAGAAGAGTCTTAATCAgattctatattatatatttttattttttaattattaattatcttcATATCCGTATGAAAAATCAGcaggtaaatatttttttcacttacaTATGGCCTTATATACGGACCTATCCTTAACAAAGTTCCCGCCAACAAGCGCCAATATTAcccaaaaatattatatacggataatctGTATATAATCTTTTACCccattatatacatattttttcgTATGTAAGGCTATTTCacatatccgtatataacattcCCATTATATATGgataaaaatccgtatataataatccgtatataatttccatttttcttgtagtgagaGAAAAACCCTTGTAGAGATAATACGACAATAAAGCTTTTGGAGTTGATactactattttatttattttccctaGCAAACACATTAAAATATTTGGAGAAACTTTGCACTAAAAATTGACCATGTAAgtctatttatgtttttgttattataataattatattcaacTTTTAATTCATTGTGTTAGGTATATGGATAATTAAGTGTGAAGTAAGAGCAATTAAATATATATGGATTTGTGGAGCTCAATGCATCTAGAATTTAGGAATACAAAGACTTAGATCCAACAATACTGGCTAACTTGGATGTGTGactcaaaaacatatttacttcagcttttacattattttttaacttgtatttttctaattattgtATTAGTATaacttattgtttttcattCAATGTAGTTCTTATTGACAATTATTTGTAGTTATACATACGGATTACATAGCAGCGTGATTTTGTTCATTTCAAAGAAAATTCATccaaaataatgaaaaacttattataaaggaagctttaatattttttattaaattggaCATTTATAAGTGTATTTTGACTATCATATGTCCTTACTCTAATTATAGTTGTAGTtgacacaaatatttttaagttgaaGTAGAAGAAAAAGATCATTACAATATACCTAAGCTTAGACAACttttaatacattataattttagtcATGTTACTCAGAGACTAAAATGGAAATCAAAGTTTAtatggtaaaagaaaaaataatagttacCCAAATGAAACCTAACTAAGGAAATGAGATCATCGAGATTATATGTTTTTAGATTACCCAATACACTAGAGTGCCTAAGTCATTTAAAACGAAAATAGGTAcggaaatgaaaaaaagatgGATCTATATATACACCTCTCCCACACCCAATTTACaattatgtattattaatattCATACATGTATCGTAGGATACCTGAGTTCATCGACAGTCGACTGGTAACTCAGGCGACcattaaggaaaaaataaaacacacaaTGTCGAGCCATCTTACGATCGTAATATAGCGATTGTATGTGTGTGTCGATTGCACTAAACGGCCGGCGATTGACCCGCGATTCACCTTTTGGCATCAATCGTTAAACAATCGTATTATAGCGATCGTATGTATATGTCAATGGCACTAAACGGTTGGCGATTAACCAGCGATGTCACGACAATCCAGTCAAATACCAGAGGAAATACGTCCGGTCAATTTTAGTCAATTTGAACATATTAAATCTTAATAAACTAAAGAATAAACAGTTAGAAATATCTGCATAGTGTCACAAATCACGGGATTAACTGACCCAGTATCAAGCACGACCTAACGATTGTGCTTTCCAAATGGTCAACTTCTGTAACCAACCGGATTTttaggtaaacggtttattttatcgctttaaatatgaaaagcagagagagaaaaaggtaCATTTTTCCCTGAGagaaaattatcattattttcttctattgtTGAACTAAAAGAGTTCTGCAATTCCTTTTTTCTGACTTGAGTGTCGGAGTGCCTTTGTAGGTACCCACCCCGTTCTCCCTAAAACTTGCTGAGTAGGAAGAGGACGTGAAGATAACGGCATTCTAGGAGGATAGGACGTGACTCATTAGGTTCGTATCTCGgtcttaatttttatactaaaacaTTTTgacgcccaccgtggggccgaggtTTGACATCCCCAAAGAAGATCACAAGAGCTATGGGACACAACAACACTTTAGATTTGATCAGGCAATTGCAAGCACAAATCGAAGCATAGGCTCAAACCATATGGGAGCATCAGGAGATTCAACGTAAACAAACAGAAGAAATAGCGGCACTGAGAACGCCGCGTCCCCCGCCTGAAATATCGGCCTCCAACCACTAGGGCGATAATGAAGGCAACCACCATGGAGGACCCTCTAAACCAGCCGGAGGGGGAAGGAGGGGACCCACCTCTCAACGGCTTACTAACTTACTTCCCTTTACGGAGGCCATCATGCAAGCCCATATGCCAGAAAAGCCCCCTCCGGTATTAGAAAGATACGACGGTTCAGCGGACCCCGACAATCACCTTCGCAACTTCATCGATGCCATGGCGTTCTACACGGATAACGATCCCGTCATATGCCGAGCTTTTTCGTTATCCCTGAAAGATGAGGCACTCGAGTGGTATCACACTCTCCCTCAAAATTCGGTTGATTGCTTTGCCACCGTAGAAGCTTTGTTTCGCAAACAGTATGCTACCAGCCGGAGACCAGAAATGACTCCTGCTGAACTTGTCAACACCAAGCAGGAGAAAGATGAGACCCTGAAGGCCTTCATGCAGAGGTACAATGAGACGGCCCGACGTGTGAAGAACGTAAACCACACGTTTATAATCAGTAATCTACCTTCCTGCTTACGCCCAGGGTATTTCGCCGAACAGCTATACGCAGATCCTCCCAAATCCATGGAGGAGCTCCAGGCAACGATCGCAAAATTCATCCGCATAGAAGACCTCAAGAACTCACGGAAAAAACAACAACAGGACAGCCCGAACAATAATACTAGGAAGGACATGAAACGGTCGTCTAACGACCACAAAAATGAAAGACCCCCTTGAAAAGAGTCGGGGTGGACACCCAAGTACGAGCGTTATACATCACTCAATGCACCCAGGGCAAAGGTGCTCGAAGAGGCTTTGCATGCTGAACTCCTGATCGTCCGGCAAAAGGCTACTCCAAAGAACGCTGACGGTTGTAAAGCCTGTCGACTTCATATGAACCATGGGCATGATACAGAAGAATGCAACATAGTGAAAGACGAATTGGAAAGACTCATCCGCGCAGGCTACCTCTAAAATTATGTAAAAGAGAGGATATCCACTAGAGCAGCAACTCCTAACCGGAAGGAATCCTCCCAACGCAGCCTAGAACGCACCTCCCAGGGACAACCGGCGAAGACGGCGGTCCCGTAGCCAACCTCGACGCCCCGTGAGGGAAAGATCAGTCCGGGGGCGAATCGATACCATATCTGGCGGCTTCGTAGGAGGAGGATCGTCAGCATCCGCTCGGAAACGACATTTGAGACACTTGAAGTCGGTGCACATGGTAGATCAACAACCTCGATCCATACCCAACATCACATTTACTGACGCCGATTTCCACGTTCCCGACCCTGATCATGATGATCCCATGGTCATCATGGTCGAAATAGCCCGTTATGATGTAAGCAAGGTCCTCGTTGATCAGGGCAGTTCGGTCAACATTTTGTACTGGACAACTTTTAAGAAAATGGACTTGTCCGAGGACCTGATAGCCCCTTTCAATGAGCAGATTGTCGACTTCGCAGGGGAGAGAGTCGACACTCGAGGATACCTAGACCTACGGACTCGACTTTGCTAGGCCGACTTTGCTTGAACGCTTT
The Vigna angularis cultivar LongXiaoDou No.4 chromosome 5, ASM1680809v1, whole genome shotgun sequence genome window above contains:
- the LOC128196698 gene encoding uncharacterized protein LOC128196698, translating into MPEKPPPVLERYDGSADPDNHLRNFIDAMAFYTDNDPVICRAFSLSLKDEALEWYHTLPQNSVDCFATVEALFRKQYATSRRPEMTPAELVNTKQEKDETLKAFMQRYNETARRVKNVNHTFIISNLPSCLRPGYFAEQLYADPPKSMEELQATIAKFIRIEDLKNSRKKQQQDSPNNNTRKDMKRSSNDHKNERPP